In bacterium, a single window of DNA contains:
- a CDS encoding DNA topoisomerase subunit B: MAKEEKKPKKEVYDASNIQVLEGLEPVRKRPGMYIGTTGPEGLHHLIWEIFDNSRDEAMANRCSRIEVALLPDGYVRVVDDGNGIPVGIHPKTKVSALETIMTVLHAGGKFDNEAYKFSGGLHGVGASVVNALSLHTEVMVHQDGGIHMQAYDQGKRRAPVKKIGTTKNHGTIVKFKPDVEIFKEGIDFDWSKVVNRLRQQAYLVKKLEINVIDARDFSVKEIDRVLEDAFFIKDQKLNVPSMSFYFEGGLRSLVAFYNHTQKAIHKNIFYAEKEVGNVQVEVALQYIDDIDSKIVAYANNIFNSEGGTHVAGFKMALTRTINSYAKKNNLIKDNDDSLTGDDLQEGLVAVVSVKMQEIQFEGQTKSKLGSTEAQGATSSAFAETFSMFLEENPDDAKQIVQKGILALRSRKAAKAAKDSVLRKGALEGMTLPGKLSDCQSRKAEESELFIVEGDSAGGTAKMGRDRKTQAVLPLRGKILNIERARLDKLLASEQVRNLVIAIGGGIGDTFDVAKIRYHKIIIATDADVDGAHIRTLILTLFFRYFRALIDGGYVYIAQPPLYKVKKGKEIHYFYAQEELNNFLAKEGVDPSAVEVSSESLPDDDVGVDEVGGNSEEDDALAVDAMGMVINGKGAKDAKGKKGVVEKALAKISVQRYKGLGEMNAEELGETTMDIHQRILKRVTLGDIDEDSSTIDTLMGNDVPARKTFIQTNAKMANIDV; this comes from the coding sequence ATGGCAAAAGAAGAAAAAAAACCTAAGAAGGAAGTTTATGATGCATCCAACATTCAAGTTCTTGAAGGGCTAGAGCCTGTAAGAAAGCGTCCTGGAATGTACATCGGAACAACAGGACCTGAAGGTCTTCACCACTTGATTTGGGAAATTTTTGATAACTCAAGAGACGAGGCAATGGCTAATAGATGTAGTCGTATTGAGGTTGCTCTTTTGCCTGATGGATATGTGAGAGTGGTTGATGATGGTAATGGTATTCCTGTTGGAATCCACCCAAAGACAAAAGTTTCTGCACTTGAAACTATTATGACGGTTCTTCATGCTGGAGGTAAGTTTGATAATGAGGCGTATAAATTCTCTGGAGGGCTTCACGGAGTGGGGGCTTCTGTTGTGAACGCGCTTTCATTGCATACTGAAGTTATGGTTCATCAAGATGGTGGAATTCACATGCAGGCATACGATCAAGGAAAGCGTAGAGCTCCTGTAAAGAAGATTGGTACAACAAAGAATCACGGAACAATTGTAAAATTTAAGCCTGATGTTGAAATTTTTAAGGAGGGAATTGATTTTGATTGGAGTAAGGTTGTTAATCGTCTTAGACAACAAGCCTACCTAGTTAAGAAACTAGAAATTAATGTTATTGATGCCAGAGATTTTTCTGTAAAAGAAATAGATAGAGTTTTGGAAGATGCATTCTTTATTAAAGATCAAAAATTAAATGTTCCTTCAATGTCATTTTATTTTGAAGGAGGACTTAGATCTCTTGTTGCATTTTATAATCATACTCAAAAGGCAATTCATAAGAATATTTTCTATGCAGAAAAAGAGGTTGGTAATGTTCAGGTAGAAGTTGCTTTGCAATATATTGATGATATAGATTCAAAAATTGTTGCTTATGCAAACAATATTTTTAACTCAGAAGGAGGAACTCATGTTGCTGGGTTTAAGATGGCTTTAACTCGTACAATAAACTCTTATGCAAAGAAGAATAATTTAATTAAGGATAATGATGATTCATTAACTGGAGATGACCTGCAAGAAGGACTTGTTGCTGTGGTTTCAGTTAAGATGCAGGAGATTCAATTTGAAGGACAGACTAAGTCAAAACTAGGCTCTACGGAGGCACAGGGAGCTACGTCATCTGCATTTGCCGAAACATTCTCAATGTTCCTAGAGGAAAATCCTGATGATGCTAAACAAATCGTTCAAAAAGGAATTCTGGCTTTGCGTTCAAGAAAGGCCGCAAAGGCTGCTAAGGACTCTGTTCTAAGAAAGGGTGCGCTTGAGGGAATGACACTTCCTGGAAAATTGTCAGACTGTCAAAGTAGAAAAGCGGAAGAATCAGAACTGTTTATTGTAGAGGGAGATTCTGCTGGAGGAACAGCAAAAATGGGACGTGACCGTAAGACCCAAGCTGTACTTCCATTGCGTGGAAAGATCCTAAACATTGAGCGTGCTCGTCTTGATAAACTTCTTGCATCAGAACAGGTACGTAATCTGGTTATTGCAATTGGAGGAGGAATCGGAGATACATTTGATGTAGCTAAAATCAGATATCACAAAATTATTATCGCTACCGATGCCGACGTTGACGGTGCCCATATTCGTACACTTATATTAACTTTGTTCTTTAGATATTTTAGAGCATTGATTGATGGAGGATATGTTTATATTGCTCAACCACCACTTTATAAAGTTAAGAAGGGAAAAGAAATACATTATTTTTATGCACAAGAAGAATTAAATAATTTCCTTGCCAAAGAAGGTGTTGATCCAAGTGCTGTAGAGGTAAGTTCTGAATCATTGCCTGACGATGATGTGGGGGTAGATGAGGTTGGAGGAAATTCTGAAGAGGATGACGCATTAGCAGTGGATGCAATGGGCATGGTTATTAATGGAAAAGGAGCCAAGGATGCTAAGGGTAAGAAAGGAGTAGTAGAAAAAGCATTAGCAAAAATTTCTGTTCAGAGATATAAAGGTCTCGGAGAAATGAATGCTGAAGAGCTTGGAGAAACTACTATGGATATTCATCAGAGAATTTTGAAAAGAGTTACCCTTGGCGACATTGATGAAGATAGTAGTACAATAGATACTTTGATGGGAAATGATGTTCCAGCAAGAAAGACATTCATTCAAACGAATGCAAAGATGGCTAACATTGATGTATAA
- the tsf gene encoding elongation factor Ts (EF-Ts; functions during elongation stage of protein translation; forms a dimer; associates with EF-Tu-GDP complex and promotes exchange of GDP to GTP resulting in regeneration of the active form of EF-Tu) codes for MSTQISLEQIKALRDKTGISIMQCRKALEDAGGDEEKALILLRKKGAEISAKKGDREMAAGIVSSYIHSNGLIGSMVELGCETDFVAKNEEFLQLAHDIAMQISATNPEFRTMDEIAESDKTKAREIFAEEVVGKPEELKEKILQGKLDSYFKERVLLDQPFIKNQDLTIRELIDGYVQKFGERIEVSKFSRFAVGR; via the coding sequence GAATCTCTATTATGCAATGTCGTAAGGCTCTAGAAGATGCAGGTGGTGATGAAGAGAAGGCTCTTATTCTACTTAGAAAGAAGGGTGCTGAAATATCGGCAAAAAAAGGAGATAGAGAAATGGCAGCTGGTATTGTGTCCTCATACATACACTCAAACGGGCTTATTGGTTCAATGGTAGAATTAGGCTGTGAGACTGATTTTGTTGCTAAGAACGAAGAATTTTTACAATTAGCGCATGATATTGCTATGCAAATCTCTGCTACAAACCCAGAGTTTAGAACTATGGATGAGATCGCAGAATCTGATAAAACCAAGGCAAGGGAAATCTTTGCTGAAGAAGTTGTTGGAAAGCCAGAAGAACTTAAGGAGAAGATTCTACAAGGTAAGTTAGATTCTTATTTCAAGGAAAGAGTTCTTCTAGACCAACCATTTATCAAAAATCAAGATTTGACAATCAGAGAGTTGATTGATGGGTATGTTCAAAAATTTGGAGAGAGAATAGAGGTTTCAAAGTTCTCTCGTTTTGCTGTTGGTAGATAG
- a CDS encoding peptidoglycan-binding domain-containing protein, producing MNTNVYKKGLFFVGLLVMIFYFSFNYLNVSTAIASTTGSDVNANLNTKTNAFVARLNQLPQDFIFNINLKKGVPVSPDVQYLKWILNSDSRTALTDNPNKTLTELTSAYGPITEAAVKRFQTVYRSEVLDPQGITAATGVVGKGTRQKLNVLLTEARLIANYSNLLNKTLNEQSSVDNTNSSVSSSDTVDFSYLNSLHLDAILSNYSGVATSSTQYEQALATASSSSDQAIQGSNSSSNSGSGNTNNTTSVPSDYGSAQVNKTTDPQGILSKSPGMGVVAPYTLMGVVALTSGDFIGANVASYLGGKGVGVDAAKAQVSDFTNTLSNGKVNIGGASGGIGGGTSAGGSTGGGSTASGAGIGGVGAGIGIGAGIGIGAGIGGAAMGMGGSAASQTVISQFGGRVIMNMVCPCSANYLITVYDLSLMVPISLIFQPGVSMIKSNYNPTIGETVMGGYVRSPVPCMLYVGAGCVPYTTPPAIGVIDTWRGIGSTLEPIH from the coding sequence ATGAATACGAATGTTTATAAAAAAGGGTTATTTTTTGTTGGGTTATTAGTGATGATATTTTATTTTAGCTTTAACTACCTCAATGTCAGCACCGCAATAGCATCTACAACAGGATCAGATGTGAATGCTAATTTAAACACCAAAACCAATGCCTTTGTAGCAAGGTTAAATCAACTACCCCAAGATTTTATTTTTAATATTAATCTTAAAAAAGGAGTACCTGTTTCTCCTGATGTGCAATACCTTAAATGGATTTTAAATTCTGATTCAAGAACTGCGCTAACAGATAATCCAAACAAGACGCTAACGGAGCTGACATCAGCATACGGGCCTATTACAGAGGCTGCTGTTAAAAGATTTCAGACGGTATACCGATCAGAAGTTCTAGACCCCCAAGGCATAACAGCGGCAACTGGTGTTGTCGGAAAAGGTACAAGACAAAAGCTTAATGTCCTACTTACAGAAGCAAGATTAATTGCAAATTATAGCAATTTATTGAATAAGACCTTAAACGAACAATCGTCTGTAGATAATACAAACAGTAGTGTAAGCTCTTCAGATACCGTTGATTTTAGTTATTTAAACTCACTACACTTAGATGCGATTTTAAGCAACTACTCCGGCGTAGCAACAAGTAGTACACAGTACGAACAAGCTTTAGCAACAGCTTCTTCATCTTCAGACCAAGCTATACAAGGTAGTAACTCTAGTAGCAATTCTGGCTCAGGTAATACAAATAACACAACCTCCGTCCCTAGTGATTATGGGAGCGCACAAGTAAACAAAACAACTGATCCACAAGGAATCCTTAGCAAATCACCAGGAATGGGAGTTGTCGCACCATATACATTAATGGGTGTTGTCGCCTTAACCAGTGGAGATTTTATTGGAGCTAATGTTGCATCTTATTTAGGTGGCAAAGGTGTTGGTGTAGATGCTGCAAAAGCACAAGTCTCTGATTTCACCAACACCTTAAGTAATGGAAAAGTTAATATTGGAGGAGCAAGCGGTGGTATTGGGGGAGGTACCAGTGCTGGGGGCAGTACTGGCGGAGGATCTACTGCGTCCGGCGCTGGTATTGGTGGCGTAGGTGCAGGCATTGGCATTGGTGCAGGTATTGGCATCGGTGCAGGAATTGGTGGAGCTGCTATGGGAATGGGTGGCTCAGCAGCTTCACAAACGGTAATCAGTCAATTTGGAGGTAGAGTTATAATGAACATGGTCTGTCCGTGTAGTGCAAACTATCTTATAACAGTTTATGATTTAAGTCTCATGGTACCAATAAGTTTAATATTTCAACCAGGAGTTTCAATGATAAAAAGTAATTACAATCCAACAATTGGAGAAACTGTGATGGGCGGTTATGTCAGAAGCCCTGTGCCATGTATGTTATACGTAGGAGCAGGGTGTGTTCCTTATACAACACCACCTGCAATAGGTGTAATAGATACCTGGAGAGGAATAGGTTCAACACTGGAGCCGATTCATTAG
- a CDS encoding sortase — MDQFELNINTSEANKTSKTAKTKTVSKKLMERYDVLFIVGFGLAFLTTLVVFSIFGLIPKELAVSPSGNSSNNLSLESQSNTSLFGVDFTKGTDKVQKITTISSDDLPVRIVIEKAGVDTKIMNPESSSVTFLDNELSKAPVRYPGSGTLSSGNIFVFGHSTGFKVVQNQAFKVFNNIKNLKNGDQIMVYSQSGKSHIYSVTDVKEVSKNDTYIKFDASKPSITLSTCDSFGQASDRYVVSAVSSQ, encoded by the coding sequence ATGGATCAATTTGAATTAAATATAAATACGAGTGAGGCTAATAAAACCAGTAAAACCGCAAAGACAAAGACTGTGTCTAAAAAACTTATGGAGCGGTATGATGTGTTGTTCATAGTTGGATTTGGATTGGCTTTTCTGACGACCTTGGTAGTATTTTCGATTTTTGGCCTAATTCCAAAGGAATTAGCTGTTTCACCCTCTGGTAATTCAAGCAACAATTTGAGCCTAGAAAGTCAATCAAATACAAGTTTGTTTGGTGTTGATTTCACAAAAGGAACTGATAAAGTACAAAAAATAACCACAATTTCTAGTGATGATTTACCTGTTAGAATCGTAATTGAAAAGGCTGGAGTTGATACGAAAATAATGAATCCAGAGTCATCTAGCGTAACTTTTCTAGACAATGAACTATCAAAGGCCCCAGTTAGATACCCTGGGTCAGGGACTCTTTCCTCAGGAAATATCTTTGTATTCGGGCATTCTACAGGCTTTAAGGTGGTTCAAAATCAAGCCTTTAAGGTATTTAATAATATTAAGAATTTAAAGAATGGAGACCAAATAATGGTATATTCTCAAAGCGGAAAAAGTCATATTTATAGCGTTACTGATGTGAAAGAGGTGAGTAAAAATGACACATATATAAAATTTGACGCCAGCAAGCCAAGTATTACTTTATCTACCTGCGACAGCTTTGGGCAAGCGAGTGATCGATACGTGGTTAGTGCTGTTTCAAGTCAATAA
- a CDS encoding CARDB domain-containing protein: protein MEKAKLAIKSSTRVLVISFIILVLVFLSFFMVSVVPKVLSSMANATISVSSAFFPSDGKDSVTTSTGNTSTSSGITLDNTNNKTAPVTDNSPTPTKSEGFFASLFGGKKASETQPTFIVSTSTKPGANTQTNNTSNNSAVINNSNQKIAGTAGTPDLAVQITSIGTNNSNGAFVATNNFTTSNTVVIKFKVENQGKGPSGPWSMKVNVPSSNANDQVKTLSSGSIPAGAAVSGQAVFNTPAAGLNQQVTVSIDPNGSIIETSKNNNQASVALNVNQINNYNNVNYNNNYNNSYNYNSNYNNNYGYNNGTPNLTIRMIAVGKIDTYNQFTQNSYLRTSDKVAVKFEVTNNSSTYTSSWFWKSQLVGPNTYNNYYNNNSYYNGYTYNSDGSRSFTTPNPESGLAPGETKTYTTTFDGLTYGSNYITINVDSSNNITESNEGDNTISQSFFVNY from the coding sequence ATGGAAAAAGCAAAATTAGCTATTAAATCATCTACGAGAGTACTCGTAATATCATTCATTATATTAGTATTAGTATTTTTGAGCTTCTTTATGGTAAGTGTTGTTCCAAAGGTTCTTTCATCAATGGCAAATGCAACAATATCAGTTTCATCAGCATTCTTCCCTTCTGATGGTAAGGATTCTGTGACTACCTCTACAGGAAATACTTCAACAAGTAGCGGTATAACTCTAGATAATACAAATAATAAAACTGCTCCAGTCACTGACAATTCCCCTACTCCAACAAAGAGCGAAGGTTTTTTTGCAAGTCTTTTTGGAGGAAAGAAAGCTAGCGAGACACAACCAACGTTTATAGTATCAACCTCAACAAAACCTGGAGCAAATACTCAAACAAACAATACATCTAATAATTCTGCTGTAATAAACAATAGTAATCAAAAAATAGCAGGAACAGCTGGAACTCCAGATCTTGCAGTTCAAATTACATCTATTGGAACAAATAATTCTAATGGAGCTTTTGTTGCGACAAATAATTTTACAACATCAAATACCGTTGTAATAAAATTTAAAGTTGAAAACCAAGGAAAAGGACCATCAGGTCCATGGAGCATGAAAGTTAATGTGCCATCCTCAAATGCAAATGACCAAGTAAAAACACTCTCATCAGGATCAATACCCGCAGGAGCTGCTGTATCAGGTCAGGCTGTGTTTAATACTCCTGCTGCTGGACTTAATCAACAGGTTACAGTTTCAATTGATCCAAATGGTTCAATAATCGAAACTAGTAAAAATAATAATCAAGCGAGTGTTGCTCTGAACGTAAATCAGATCAATAACTATAACAATGTAAATTATAATAATAATTACAACAATAGTTATAATTATAACAGTAACTACAACAACAATTATGGATACAATAACGGAACACCGAATCTAACAATCAGGATGATAGCTGTTGGAAAAATAGATACTTACAATCAATTTACACAAAACTCATATTTAAGAACATCAGACAAGGTTGCCGTTAAGTTTGAAGTAACTAATAATAGCTCTACTTATACTTCAAGTTGGTTCTGGAAATCTCAATTAGTTGGACCAAACACATACAATAATTATTATAATAATAATTCATATTACAATGGTTATACCTACAATAGTGATGGCTCAAGATCATTCACGACACCAAACCCTGAAAGTGGACTAGCACCTGGAGAAACTAAAACTTATACAACAACATTTGATGGTTTAACTTATGGATCAAACTATATAACAATAAATGTTGATTCATCAAATAATATTACTGAGTCCAATGAAGGTGACAATACTATTAGTCAGTCATTCTTTGTGAACTACTAA
- a CDS encoding glycosyltransferase, protein MVTLIENRKRISGEFALPSHTETHASESDYPSVTILVPVFNEQNTVEKTIESLLKLNYPAEKLKIMIVDDGSTDNTWNVVKKYDNYPQILLHQKENGGKYTALNYGIANSTTEMIGCLDADSEVDANALLHIIPYFEDKNVGAVTPSLKIQNPDTILGLMQNAEYNMGVFTRKILGFLDAQYVTPGPFSIFRKVVFSKVGNYKHAHNTEDLEMALRLQESHFKIVNAHKAIVYTIGPRTLYRLYKQRVRWTGGFIQNAIDYRRMILNPKYGNLGMLILPVAMYSIVVTVFFLGYSFIKLIKNIFETYQRINLVGWNFDINAFTLDWWLYNIQTTAIVGLVTLVLVIFAIWYGKKLTGVKDKKMIDIVYFIVLYSLISPLWLITSIYNTLRRKDAPWR, encoded by the coding sequence ATGGTGACCCTTATAGAAAACAGAAAAAGAATTAGTGGAGAGTTTGCCCTGCCAAGCCATACAGAAACTCATGCAAGCGAATCAGACTATCCATCTGTAACTATATTAGTACCTGTATTTAATGAACAAAATACTGTTGAAAAAACCATTGAGTCATTACTTAAATTAAACTATCCTGCAGAAAAATTAAAAATAATGATTGTTGACGATGGTTCAACAGACAATACATGGAATGTTGTTAAGAAATATGATAACTATCCACAAATATTATTGCATCAAAAGGAAAATGGTGGAAAATATACAGCATTAAATTATGGTATAGCAAATTCAACAACTGAGATGATTGGCTGTTTGGATGCCGACTCAGAAGTTGACGCTAATGCTCTACTTCATATTATTCCCTATTTTGAGGACAAGAATGTTGGAGCGGTTACTCCATCGTTAAAGATACAAAATCCAGATACTATTTTGGGGCTAATGCAAAACGCTGAATATAACATGGGGGTATTTACTAGAAAAATTCTAGGATTCCTTGATGCACAGTATGTTACACCAGGCCCTTTCTCGATATTCAGAAAAGTGGTCTTTTCAAAAGTTGGAAACTACAAGCATGCGCACAATACAGAAGATCTAGAGATGGCACTTAGACTACAGGAAAGCCACTTTAAAATTGTTAATGCGCATAAAGCCATTGTTTATACAATAGGACCAAGAACTCTGTATAGGCTATATAAACAACGTGTTAGATGGACTGGTGGATTTATTCAGAATGCAATAGATTACAGAAGAATGATTCTAAATCCCAAGTATGGAAATTTGGGAATGCTTATACTTCCCGTTGCTATGTATTCAATTGTCGTTACAGTCTTTTTTCTAGGTTATTCATTTATAAAGTTGATTAAAAATATATTCGAAACGTATCAAAGAATAAACCTAGTGGGCTGGAACTTTGACATCAATGCGTTCACTCTAGACTGGTGGCTTTATAATATTCAAACAACAGCGATTGTTGGACTTGTGACCTTGGTACTTGTTATTTTTGCAATCTGGTATGGAAAGAAACTTACAGGAGTTAAGGATAAGAAAATGATAGATATAGTTTATTTTATTGTTCTTTATTCTCTAATTTCTCCATTATGGCTAATCACATCTATTTATAATACATTAAGGAGAAAGGATGCTCCTTGGCGCTAA
- the pheS gene encoding phenylalanine--tRNA ligase subunit alpha, whose product MTESNTNKVSDDVSEGIVDGVLDLDLAGKIGHLHPMTQTINEITKIFAEIGFQVAEGPEIETEFNNFDALNVPKDHTSRDMQDTFWLKDVGPAGERLLPRTHTSPVQIRFMQSHTPPFRIIAPGKVFRNESTDATHEAEFFQVEGMYIDKNVSLANLKFVLESFVKKFFGEGTEMRFRPSYFPFVEPGFEIDIRWKDRWLEVCGAGLVRPEVMKAGGINPEEWQGFAFGMGLDRMVMLKYGIDDIRNMYSGDLRFVNQF is encoded by the coding sequence ATGACAGAATCAAATACAAATAAGGTGTCAGACGATGTATCAGAGGGTATTGTTGATGGTGTTTTAGATCTTGATTTGGCTGGAAAGATTGGACACCTTCACCCGATGACACAAACTATTAATGAGATAACTAAAATCTTTGCAGAAATTGGTTTTCAGGTCGCAGAAGGGCCTGAGATTGAAACAGAGTTTAATAACTTTGACGCATTAAATGTTCCTAAAGATCACACTTCCCGTGATATGCAGGATACTTTTTGGTTGAAAGATGTAGGACCTGCTGGCGAGCGTCTGCTTCCTCGTACCCACACTTCTCCTGTTCAAATTAGATTTATGCAATCACACACCCCTCCTTTTAGAATTATTGCTCCAGGAAAGGTTTTTAGAAATGAATCAACTGACGCTACACATGAAGCTGAGTTCTTTCAAGTTGAAGGAATGTACATTGATAAGAACGTATCATTAGCAAATTTAAAATTTGTTTTAGAGTCTTTTGTTAAGAAGTTTTTTGGGGAGGGAACAGAGATGCGTTTTAGACCATCATACTTTCCCTTTGTTGAACCAGGGTTTGAAATTGATATTAGATGGAAGGACAGATGGTTAGAAGTTTGTGGGGCGGGATTGGTAAGACCAGAGGTTATGAAGGCCGGAGGAATTAATCCTGAAGAATGGCAGGGCTTTGCTTTTGGAATGGGATTAGACAGAATGGTTATGCTTAAATATGGAATTGACGATATTAGAAACATGTATTCAGGGGACTTAAGGTTTGTTAATCAGTTTTAA
- a CDS encoding phenylalanine--tRNA ligase subunit beta has protein sequence MLISHNWLKKYFTDSAQALPDIKTIENTFTMGIFEVEGVESAKAGDLSDTIFDVKVLPDRAHYCYSHRYVAQELGALLNIRANLPVYDSAKISNQVNEENTSLSVGVNVVEEKTGEGKDRFVCPRYMARRVENVEAVASPLWLKDQLESLGQRSINVLVDLTNYTMIETGQPLHAFDADKVDGQINVRFAKEGEIIILLDGTEVKLSADILVIADDKGALAIAGVKGGKKAEVTADTKKIIIESANFDSVSVRKTSQKVGIKNESSKRYENKVTPERTALAMNAISESLASIFPNAKFGKITDVFLGKMEAQEVRRLDVSIDFINSSIGLTNKISADKIIEILGRCDIKAELVAGDNDGLTILVPEYRLDLEIGLDIVDEVGRILNYMNLSPVELPIENNRPVLKNFYYMNAFRKVFQELGFSEVYTHSLKERGDVEILNPLNIDRGFMRNTIGEGLIKNLEHNLRYSDLLGLDSIKIYESGSIFGGKKERLSLAFGIANTKKVKGYNFEAEAEKIFDQIIKNDFFASSVSPESAGLSLDILKSSVKFTEANIGTGGVSVLGNVCEIELQNIINVLPEPKEDIVFETQKEVKYKKYSQYPFMSRDISVFVPGEADQADVVKSIITKNGTDLLSSIRLFDVYTKNKEGEPVKTSYALRLVFQSDDRTLVEEEINLIMQNITGDMNGRGGWEVR, from the coding sequence ATGCTTATCTCACATAATTGGTTAAAAAAATATTTCACGGACAGCGCTCAAGCGTTGCCAGACATAAAAACGATAGAAAATACTTTTACTATGGGTATTTTTGAAGTTGAGGGAGTGGAGTCTGCAAAAGCAGGAGACTTAAGCGATACTATTTTTGATGTAAAAGTTTTACCTGATCGTGCACACTACTGTTATTCTCACAGATATGTTGCACAAGAGCTGGGGGCACTTCTGAATATTAGAGCAAACCTTCCTGTTTACGATTCTGCAAAAATTTCTAATCAAGTTAATGAAGAAAACACCAGTCTTTCTGTTGGTGTAAATGTTGTTGAAGAAAAAACTGGAGAAGGGAAGGATCGATTCGTTTGTCCAAGATATATGGCAAGACGAGTAGAAAATGTTGAAGCTGTTGCGTCACCACTGTGGCTAAAAGATCAATTGGAGTCTTTGGGACAGAGATCGATAAACGTTTTAGTTGATCTTACAAATTATACAATGATTGAAACAGGCCAACCTCTTCATGCTTTTGATGCCGATAAAGTGGATGGGCAAATAAATGTTAGATTTGCAAAAGAAGGAGAGATTATAATATTGCTTGATGGCACAGAGGTAAAATTATCAGCGGATATTCTTGTAATTGCCGATGATAAGGGTGCGCTTGCTATTGCTGGTGTTAAGGGGGGAAAGAAGGCTGAAGTTACAGCGGATACTAAAAAAATAATAATTGAATCTGCAAATTTTGATAGTGTATCTGTTAGAAAAACATCTCAAAAAGTTGGTATAAAAAATGAGTCATCAAAAAGATATGAAAACAAAGTGACACCAGAGAGAACTGCACTTGCCATGAATGCAATTTCAGAATCTTTAGCTTCAATTTTCCCGAATGCAAAATTTGGAAAAATTACAGATGTATTTTTGGGAAAAATGGAAGCGCAGGAAGTAAGAAGGCTTGATGTTTCTATTGATTTTATCAATAGTTCAATTGGTCTAACAAATAAAATTTCAGCTGATAAAATTATTGAAATACTTGGAAGATGTGATATTAAGGCTGAATTAGTTGCAGGAGATAACGATGGACTGACAATCCTAGTCCCAGAATATAGATTGGACTTAGAGATTGGATTAGATATTGTCGATGAAGTTGGACGCATTCTCAATTACATGAACCTTTCCCCAGTAGAATTACCTATTGAAAACAACAGACCTGTTTTAAAGAACTTTTATTACATGAATGCATTCAGAAAAGTGTTTCAAGAGCTAGGTTTTTCAGAGGTTTATACGCACTCGTTAAAAGAGCGTGGTGATGTTGAGATATTGAACCCTTTAAATATCGATAGGGGATTTATGAGAAATACTATTGGAGAGGGTCTTATAAAAAATCTTGAACATAATTTAAGATATTCAGATTTATTAGGACTAGATTCAATTAAAATATATGAGTCCGGAAGTATATTTGGGGGAAAGAAAGAAAGACTTTCTCTTGCCTTTGGAATTGCTAATACGAAAAAGGTGAAGGGTTATAACTTTGAAGCAGAGGCAGAGAAGATCTTCGATCAAATTATAAAGAACGATTTTTTTGCCAGTTCAGTTAGCCCAGAAAGTGCTGGTTTAAGTTTAGATATACTAAAGTCTTCTGTAAAATTTACTGAAGCAAATATTGGAACAGGAGGAGTAAGTGTCTTGGGAAATGTCTGTGAGATAGAATTACAAAATATCATAAATGTATTACCTGAGCCTAAAGAAGACATTGTATTTGAAACTCAAAAGGAGGTTAAATATAAAAAGTATTCTCAATACCCATTTATGTCTCGTGATATCTCAGTGTTCGTTCCAGGAGAAGCTGATCAAGCTGATGTTGTTAAGTCTATAATTACAAAGAATGGTACAGATTTACTATCAAGTATCAGATTGTTTGATGTATATACAAAAAATAAAGAAGGTGAACCTGTAAAAACTTCTTATGCACTAAGGCTTGTTTTTCAATCGGATGATAGGACTTTAGTTGAAGAAGAAATCAATTTAATTATGCAAAACATTACTGGGGACATGAATGGAAGGGGAGGTTGGGAAGTTAGATAA